Below is a window of Lacibacter sp. H407 DNA.
TACTGCACAAACGATCAACACAATATTTTCTTCAATCCCCACTTTGCTGAATCTGCTTGCATAAACAGACAACCTTGTAAAATCAACAAAGGTTGATACAACAACTGCTGTACCGATGAATGTTTCTTTTGATAAACCTGCTTTAATGAGAAAGGCGCTGCGTAATGCTCCTTGGTTACCGGATAGTCCGCCAAAGAAGCCGCTCAGTATTCCACCGATCGGTAATTTGTTTTTATTGAACTGCAGATGTTTAAAATAAGGAAGCAATTCAATGATGGCGAATGTGAGTAGTAAAAGCGAAACGAAAAACTTTACTGGAAACACATCGATAGTTTTACTGCCAATGCTGTAAGAGAACAATGGTTGCAGATCGGTAATTTGTAAAAGTAACCATGCGCCAGCAAACGCTGCAACTACAGCAGGTACACCAAACCTTAGTAGCACCTCTTTATCTGCTTTTGCGCCAACCAGGAAAAGTTTAAACAGATTGTTGCAGAAATGAACAATGCCTGTTAACGCAATCGCCAGTTCAACCGGGAAGAACAACATGAAAACAGGCGTGAGGATCGTACCCAAACCAAAACCTGAAAAGAACGTAAGGATGGCAACCAGGAATGCAGCGATGGTAATGATAATGATTTCCATGTCTTGTATTGATTGCTGAGCAATAATTCATTGATCAAGCAGATGCACTATTAAAGGTAATACAAAGAGCATCTGCAGGAGGGAGCAGAACGAAAGTCATCTCCAGATCTGCATCGTAAAATATCTGTCATTAATAGTTTCCGGATTTCCTCTTTCTTATCACTACAGTACAAAGCCGTACATTTGAACGCTCAATCGGGTGATCATGTTTGAACTTCTTATAAAAAGTATACAGGATAAAGTACCATCTTCAGAAGAAGATCTGCATTTGTGTAAAACCTATTTTACACCCAAGAAGCTGCGCCGCAAACAATTCTTGTTACAGGAAGGTGATATATGCAACCGCATGGCTTTTGTTGAGAAAGGTGCTTTATATTCTTACACTACCGATGCAAAAGGCGGTCAGCGTGTAATGCAGTTTGCTTTTGAGGGATTTTGGATCTCGGATCTGTATAGTTTTTTTACAAGAGAAGAATCGAAACTCAATATCGAAGCATTGGAAGATTGTGAACTGTTGCTGCTTGATCATGAACAACACGAAAACCTGTTAAAGAACGTACGTCAGTACGAAACTTATATCCGCATTTTATACCAGAATGCTTATGTGGCATTGCAGCAACGATTGGAAGGAACAATTGGACTTACTGCTGAAGAAAAGTATTCGCACCTTGTTGATCAATACTCTACCATTGTAAATCGTGTGCCCCAACATTTGATTGCTTCTTACTTAGGAATTACTCCCGAAACACTCAGTCGCATCCGCAAGCAGATGGCCTCCCGGTAATTTCTCTTGACATATGTCAAGATTTTTCTTATCCGATGTCAATGCCTTTTCTTATCACATGTCATTGGAGCAAGGAGCTTGCTCACGGTAGTTTTGCATTATCAAATTCATTGAT
It encodes the following:
- a CDS encoding Crp/Fnr family transcriptional regulator, which encodes MFELLIKSIQDKVPSSEEDLHLCKTYFTPKKLRRKQFLLQEGDICNRMAFVEKGALYSYTTDAKGGQRVMQFAFEGFWISDLYSFFTREESKLNIEALEDCELLLLDHEQHENLLKNVRQYETYIRILYQNAYVALQQRLEGTIGLTAEEKYSHLVDQYSTIVNRVPQHLIASYLGITPETLSRIRKQMASR
- a CDS encoding sulfite exporter TauE/SafE family protein → MEIIIITIAAFLVAILTFFSGFGLGTILTPVFMLFFPVELAIALTGIVHFCNNLFKLFLVGAKADKEVLLRFGVPAVVAAFAGAWLLLQITDLQPLFSYSIGSKTIDVFPVKFFVSLLLLTFAIIELLPYFKHLQFNKNKLPIGGILSGFFGGLSGNQGALRSAFLIKAGLSKETFIGTAVVVSTFVDFTRLSVYASRFSKVGIEENIVLIVCAVAGGITGSYIGLKLLKKVTLAFIQKLVAVLLIVLSIALGSGLI